DNA sequence from the Bradyrhizobium sp. CIAT3101 genome:
GGCCCGAAGTGGTGGCCCGCAACAGCATAGGCGTGGCCTATCATCGGGAATAAGGATTCCAGGAAGCGGCCGCCACTGGCGTCTACATAATAGAGACGCGGAAAGATGCAGCCGTCCCACACCAGGCAAAAGGCGGGTTCCCCAGCTTTCGCAAACGGGCTAGTGCAGTATGCGGAGGCAACATGGCCTGTGACGTGTGCATAGCTTCGGTAAGAGAAACTCTTCCCGTTGAGCACAAGGCCAAGCCTCTCGCGGGCAGAGAGGAGGCCCTCGGGACGTTCAACATAGGGCGCACCTTTGAGTGTGAGCAGATCGGCCCCACTCAAGACCTGGAATTCCGATTCGGTCTCGCCGTCCCAGCCGTCAATGACGAACTGATCAATGTCGCGGGGATCCAGCCCGTGCTCCGCCAAAGCAAGCACAACTGCGTCGAGATTCTCGATGGTTTGATACCGCCGATTGTTCTCGCGTTTCTCCTGCTCGATGCAAAAGACTAGGCGTCCATCCTCTACAAGAGCGACGGACCCGTCATGCGTCAGCTTGATGCCACAGATGCGCATAGTGCCTCAATGCTTAAGATGGATCTTGGAGTAGAAGGGAGAGTGACTTCGAATTCCGAAAACGAGCCAGCAAGCAGTCTTCGTTGGTCGATTGCCCTTGGCATTGCACCCGCTCGACCTCGACCAATGTTTCGCTCAACATTGCGATGATCGTTTCCGCGCCGGCGACATGCCCCCAGCCTTGGCAGGTGGCATCACGCGCCGATCCGAAAACCAGATGACCACCAGGCGCGAGCATTCGCAGCAGATTATTGACGGCCGCACGCATCTCGCCGACATCGCGGAGATAGTAGAGAACTTCCGCCACCACGATCAAATCGAACTGCTCTGCCCTTGAGAACTGTTCGATGTCAGAGACAATCCATGTGATGTGGGACCATTGCTTCGTCCGTAGGCTCGCCCGATCGATCGCTCGCGGTACGACGTCGATGACTGTAAGTCGTTCGCAATGGGGCGCGAGCTTTTCCGTGAAGGCGCCAGCTGCGCATCCGACTTCGAGCGCATTCAGGACAAAACCATCCAAAAGCGAAAGCCGCAACATTTGCGCGTGGCGCTCTCGCTCGAACGGATTTCCGTCCAGTCGCCACGGATCCCCGGCAGCCAGTTCGCGCTCTAACAATTGGTAATTCTCATCCGGCTTCATGGCCAGCCACTCCTTAGTCCGCTCGATCGCTGGCCGCTGCTAGGGCGGCCGCGTCACCACCAGAAGGTCGACGCAAGCCATCGCGCTTGCAAACCGGCGCAGTCGGTCCCGAGAGCCAGGCAGCGTCTGGTTGAGACTCTTGGCTCTGCTTGAGCGACTGTTCCCCGCCAGACACCGTCGCCTTCGTCGATTTTCGTGAGAGCCAATCGCTATTGCTTAAGGTACACAGGGCATATGCTTTGACCGGAAGTAGCATAAAGATATTGATGGGAGTGTGGAGGGAAAAGGCGAGAAATCGTAATTGGCGAGCACGAAAGGCCGCGACGCTGCATCGTACCACTGTCATTGATGCGATCATCACACATGTCCACCATGGCACTGTGCACGTGAATGCGAGTTGAGCGATACCCGCTACAACTGAAAGGGCCAGAAGAAGGGGGCCTACGTTTTGCCCGATAACATCTAATGTCAGGTATGGATCGAGACCTGGCAGAAGCCGCAACGCAAGCAGCGTGTCTCGGAAAGTGCTCCGCGCCCAGCGCAGCTGTTGGCGCAGATACGGGGTCAACTTATCCGGAACGACCGTTGCAGCGTAGGCGTCAGGAACGTATTCAGTCCGAAATCCCGCTTTCAACATGAGGATCGTGAGATGGCGATCCTCGCCGAAATCACTTGGCTTTCCTCGAAAATATTGCGCCTCGTACTGATCCAGCAGCAAAGCGAGCGCCGATCGCCGGTACATCGCACATGGGCCACAGCAGCACATGACCGCGCCGAAGCGCGCTTGAGCTGCACGCTCTTCGTTGCACGCCAGCCAGTACTCCATGTCGATCAAGGAAGTTAACCAAGTGGCGTTCCGGTTGCTCGCTGTTAATTGCCCCATGGCGGCACCGACGTCGGTGTCTTGCATTCTCAGCGCAAGCTTCCCGACCATATCGGTCGCGAGTATCGTGTCCGAGTCGACATTGAGTACAAGATCTCCGGATGAGCGGCGAATTGCGGCAATCTGCGCCTTCCGCTTTCCGACATTGTTTTGCAGGAGAATGAAATTGAACCTCGAGTCACGCGCAAAATCTTGATGAACATACGCCACGTCCTCGCGATTTGACGAACCGTCATCAACCACATAAACATGGAGCTGCCCCGCGTAATCTTGGCTTGCGATCGACTCTAGACACGCCGAAAGCGTCTGCGGGTTCTCGTTGAAGCATGGCACGATCACATCCACGCTCGGCATGGCTTCGGGACGAATTGCATGTGTCGGAATCGACGGCGCGTGTGACGGAGAGGCGTGGAAAGCCTGCACGGTCTTGTAGACTGCGGAGAGCAGCGCGTAAGACGATACGACTACGGTGCTGGTTATGGCAAGCAGGTTCATTGGGCTCAATTTTGTTCAGTGAAGTTGGGGAAGCGGGCTAATCGCAAATCCACGCTCACGCAGTGCTGGAATGAGTTGGGAAAGCGCCTTCAGGGTCTGGCTGCGTAGACCGGCATGAATGCCCCGCCTCAACTCATCGGGAGGGCATCCATCGTGCAGGAGCACAATCGCGCCGGGGCGGACAGACGCTAGTACCGCGTCGACGATCGCATCGACGCCCGGGCAGGACCAGTCCCGTGGATCTACTGACCAGTACAGAGCGGCTAGTTGCGCCTTCGCCGACAGCGCGAGCACCTCTTCGGTCCAAATGCCATAAGGCGCACGCACGCGTCGCACCGCTGCCTGCGGGCATGCGCATCTGATAGCCCGACTTGCCGCCAGGATTTGGTATCGCACTTCGTCTGGTTCGCAGCTGGATAGATCCGGATGTGTCATCGTGTGGTTAGCCACCTCGTGCCCCTCCGCGATCATTCGTCGAATTAGACTCGGCTCATTCGCCGCATACGTGCCAAGGACGCAGAAGGTGGCCGGCGCGCGGTATTCCGCCAACACATCAAGAATATCCGGCGTGCAGTATGGATTCGGTCCGTCATCAAACGTCAAATGCACGCTGCGGGTATCCATGGCGCGCCTGGTCTGCGCTTCGAAGGAGCAATTGGCGTCTTTCACAGCTCTGGCCCATTTCGCTCGATGATTGTGCCCGTCGG
Encoded proteins:
- the nodS gene encoding nodulation methyltransferase NodS, encoding MKPDENYQLLERELAAGDPWRLDGNPFERERHAQMLRLSLLDGFVLNALEVGCAAGAFTEKLAPHCERLTVIDVVPRAIDRASLRTKQWSHITWIVSDIEQFSRAEQFDLIVVAEVLYYLRDVGEMRAAVNNLLRMLAPGGHLVFGSARDATCQGWGHVAGAETIIAMLSETLVEVERVQCQGQSTNEDCLLARFRNSKSLSLLLQDPS
- the nodC gene encoding chitooligosaccharide synthase NodC, giving the protein MNLLAITSTVVVSSYALLSAVYKTVQAFHASPSHAPSIPTHAIRPEAMPSVDVIVPCFNENPQTLSACLESIASQDYAGQLHVYVVDDGSSNREDVAYVHQDFARDSRFNFILLQNNVGKRKAQIAAIRRSSGDLVLNVDSDTILATDMVGKLALRMQDTDVGAAMGQLTASNRNATWLTSLIDMEYWLACNEERAAQARFGAVMCCCGPCAMYRRSALALLLDQYEAQYFRGKPSDFGEDRHLTILMLKAGFRTEYVPDAYAATVVPDKLTPYLRQQLRWARSTFRDTLLALRLLPGLDPYLTLDVIGQNVGPLLLALSVVAGIAQLAFTCTVPWWTCVMIASMTVVRCSVAAFRARQLRFLAFSLHTPINIFMLLPVKAYALCTLSNSDWLSRKSTKATVSGGEQSLKQSQESQPDAAWLSGPTAPVCKRDGLRRPSGGDAAALAAASDRAD
- the nodB gene encoding chitooligosaccharide deacetylase NodB; amino-acid sequence: MDTRSVHLTFDDGPNPYCTPDILDVLAEYRAPATFCVLGTYAANEPSLIRRMIAEGHEVANHTMTHPDLSSCEPDEVRYQILAASRAIRCACPQAAVRRVRAPYGIWTEEVLALSAKAQLAALYWSVDPRDWSCPGVDAIVDAVLASVRPGAIVLLHDGCPPDELRRGIHAGLRSQTLKALSQLIPALRERGFAISPLPQLH